In the Candidatus Lernaella stagnicola genome, one interval contains:
- the hisS gene encoding histidine--tRNA ligase, which produces MSKKKKSARPKPRIPRGFRDIWSNDIAARSRMIERICDVYRRYGFLPLETPALEYVDALGKHLPESDTPSGGIFALRDDDEQWIALRYDLTAPLARVVAQYGQELPRPFRRFQVGPVWRMEKPGPGRFREFYQCDFDSVAATSPAADAEVCAVLAECLEALGIPAGDYVVRVNNRKVLNGVLDVIGIAADDEDAGGIQRLRVLRAIDKLDRLEEDGVRLLLGTGRKDESGDFTVGAGLSSEQIDIVMGYVGAGGADRAGVCRSLRELAGGSEDGLAGIRELEIIGELLDVMGLDERKVIFDPSVVRGLDYYTGPVFEAELTFNITDEKGNQRSVGSVAGGGRYDDLIKRFTGQAVPATGASIGVDRLLAALAMRGLQSSAPVGPVVVTVMETERLGDYQQMVQELRAAGIVAELYLGKGGYGATKKQMKYADQRSAPVVVIAGGDEFAAGEVTLKDMRKGAELAEEITDREEWRKGQPAQVSVPRVELVAKVREILQAHSTEAQ; this is translated from the coding sequence ATGAGTAAGAAGAAAAAATCGGCTCGCCCGAAACCGCGTATTCCGCGCGGCTTTCGCGACATTTGGAGCAACGATATCGCGGCTCGTTCGCGCATGATCGAGCGGATTTGCGACGTCTATCGGAGATACGGCTTTCTGCCCTTGGAGACGCCGGCGCTGGAATACGTGGACGCGCTGGGCAAGCATCTGCCCGAAAGCGATACGCCCTCGGGCGGTATCTTCGCGCTGCGTGACGATGACGAGCAATGGATCGCCCTGCGTTACGACCTGACCGCGCCGCTCGCCCGTGTCGTGGCCCAATACGGGCAAGAATTGCCGCGGCCGTTTCGCCGCTTTCAAGTCGGGCCCGTCTGGCGCATGGAGAAGCCGGGGCCGGGACGCTTTCGCGAATTCTACCAATGCGATTTCGATTCCGTGGCCGCCACCTCGCCGGCGGCCGACGCCGAAGTGTGCGCGGTGCTCGCCGAATGCCTGGAGGCTTTGGGCATCCCGGCGGGCGACTACGTGGTTCGCGTCAACAATCGCAAGGTGCTCAACGGCGTGTTGGACGTGATTGGCATCGCCGCGGACGATGAAGATGCGGGCGGAATTCAGCGGCTGCGGGTTTTGCGGGCCATCGACAAGCTTGACCGGCTCGAAGAAGACGGCGTTCGCCTCTTGCTCGGCACCGGCCGCAAGGACGAATCCGGCGATTTCACTGTGGGGGCCGGGTTGTCGAGCGAGCAGATCGACATCGTCATGGGTTACGTGGGGGCCGGGGGCGCCGACCGCGCCGGTGTTTGCCGCTCGCTGCGCGAATTGGCCGGCGGCAGCGAAGATGGGCTGGCGGGCATCCGCGAGTTGGAGATTATCGGCGAACTGCTTGACGTGATGGGGCTGGACGAGCGCAAGGTGATTTTCGACCCGAGCGTCGTGCGCGGGCTGGACTACTACACCGGACCGGTTTTCGAGGCCGAATTGACTTTCAACATCACCGACGAAAAAGGCAACCAGCGCAGCGTCGGCTCGGTCGCCGGCGGCGGCCGGTATGACGACCTGATCAAGCGTTTCACGGGCCAGGCGGTTCCGGCGACCGGGGCGAGTATCGGCGTCGACCGCTTGCTGGCGGCCTTGGCGATGCGCGGCCTTCAATCAAGTGCGCCAGTAGGTCCGGTGGTCGTGACGGTCATGGAAACCGAGCGATTGGGCGACTACCAGCAAATGGTGCAGGAACTGCGCGCGGCGGGAATCGTCGCCGAGCTTTACCTGGGCAAAGGCGGGTACGGCGCGACAAAAAAACAGATGAAGTATGCCGATCAACGCAGCGCCCCGGTGGTCGTTATTGCCGGGGGTGACGAGTTCGCGGCGGGTGAAGTCACGCTCAAGGATATGCGCAAGGGCGCCGAGTTGGCTGAGGAGATTACCGACCGGGAAGAATGGCGCAAAGGGCAACCGGCGCAAGTGAGCGTGCCGCGAGTCGAGCTTGTTGCCAAAGTGCGCGAGATTCTCCAGGCACATTCGACGGAGGCACAATAA
- a CDS encoding aromatic amino acid lyase: MRSFRYDPTTSKPLAIDGEGLTIEDVVSVARFGRRVEIAATAKERIERCRIMVEVLLEQGEKVYGLTTGFGKLRDIAIAPDDTAQLQVNLIRSHSCGVGDPFAEDVVRAAILLRANTLCRGHSGVRVLVVEELLNMLNDGIYPYIPEKGSLGASGDLAPLSHLGLVLIGDPDGQFYPREKRTGDLVRRCVSEDFEDMPPADDLEAVAEREGWTFRPVTLAAKEGLAINNGTQFMTAVACLAVYDAFFTLRFAELAGAMSLEAGYGVRGAYDPRIHGVRDHAYQAESAARIIGYCEATQIIGLYFNSARLNRAASHFNDVLEQLDRLEREIEDAARLAAFPKLRQAIRLLHENMDRLANGVATGSIDGGDIKHVAARSPRDQIGFFKQLMLPLRREAIDILRAFEAEDLPEIAVSRKARTSLVAALDQLNEVVPDAPIIQDDYSFRCYPQVLACGYRALWDVCLTVEVEINSATDNPLLFPPQPADGPLPTKEAYREWLRAHLADASEGVIGGGNFHGEPIAIMMDYFTIAMAEIANISERRINHLVDESHSRGLPPFLVESSGLNSGFMIPQYTAAALVSENKVLAHPASVDSIPSCANTEDHVSMGTIAARKCAEVLDNVRQVIAVEILAAYQGLEFRRPLSPGRPICRAVDVLAAAGITRSHDDSVLYRGMQRVKSLMSEKTLLDCLMD, from the coding sequence ATGAGGTCGTTTCGGTACGATCCGACAACGAGCAAGCCGCTGGCGATCGACGGCGAAGGTCTGACCATTGAAGACGTGGTGTCGGTGGCGCGTTTCGGTCGCCGCGTCGAAATCGCCGCCACGGCCAAGGAACGCATCGAAAGGTGCCGCATCATGGTCGAAGTGTTGCTGGAGCAGGGCGAGAAGGTTTACGGCCTGACGACCGGTTTCGGCAAGCTGCGCGACATCGCCATTGCGCCGGACGACACCGCGCAACTGCAGGTGAATTTAATTCGCAGCCACAGTTGCGGCGTCGGCGATCCTTTTGCCGAAGATGTCGTGCGGGCCGCGATTCTGCTGCGGGCCAATACCCTTTGCCGCGGACACAGCGGCGTGCGTGTGCTCGTCGTCGAGGAGCTTCTTAACATGCTCAACGACGGCATCTATCCCTACATCCCGGAGAAAGGTTCGCTGGGCGCCAGCGGCGACCTCGCGCCGCTCTCCCACCTGGGCTTGGTTCTGATCGGCGATCCGGACGGGCAATTTTACCCGCGGGAAAAGCGCACGGGTGATTTGGTTCGTCGCTGCGTCTCCGAGGATTTCGAGGACATGCCCCCGGCGGACGATCTCGAAGCGGTCGCCGAGCGGGAAGGGTGGACGTTCCGACCCGTCACCCTGGCAGCCAAGGAAGGGCTGGCCATCAACAACGGCACACAGTTTATGACGGCGGTGGCTTGCCTAGCGGTGTACGACGCGTTTTTTACATTGCGCTTCGCCGAATTGGCCGGCGCGATGAGCCTCGAAGCCGGTTACGGAGTGCGCGGCGCGTATGATCCGCGAATTCACGGCGTACGCGATCACGCCTACCAAGCGGAGTCGGCGGCGCGCATCATCGGCTATTGCGAGGCCACGCAGATTATCGGTTTGTATTTCAATTCGGCGCGACTCAACCGCGCGGCGAGTCACTTCAACGACGTGCTGGAGCAGTTGGATCGTCTCGAACGCGAAATCGAAGACGCCGCCCGCCTTGCGGCATTCCCGAAGTTGCGGCAGGCGATCCGTTTGCTGCACGAGAACATGGATCGTCTCGCCAACGGGGTCGCCACCGGTTCCATCGACGGCGGGGATATCAAGCACGTGGCCGCCCGTTCGCCCCGCGATCAAATCGGATTCTTCAAGCAACTCATGCTGCCGCTACGGCGCGAGGCGATCGATATCCTGCGGGCCTTTGAAGCCGAAGACCTCCCGGAGATCGCCGTGTCGCGCAAGGCGAGAACATCGCTTGTGGCGGCGCTCGACCAACTCAACGAGGTCGTCCCCGACGCGCCGATCATTCAAGACGACTACAGTTTTCGTTGTTACCCGCAAGTGTTGGCATGCGGCTATCGCGCCTTGTGGGACGTGTGTCTTACCGTGGAAGTGGAGATCAACTCGGCGACCGATAATCCCCTGCTTTTTCCGCCCCAACCTGCGGATGGACCCCTGCCGACCAAGGAAGCCTATCGCGAGTGGCTACGGGCGCACTTGGCCGATGCGAGCGAAGGCGTCATCGGCGGCGGTAATTTTCACGGCGAGCCCATCGCCATCATGATGGACTACTTCACCATTGCCATGGCGGAGATCGCCAACATTTCCGAGCGGCGCATCAACCATTTGGTGGATGAAAGTCATTCGCGCGGGTTGCCGCCGTTTCTGGTGGAGTCCAGCGGCCTGAACAGCGGCTTCATGATTCCGCAATACACCGCCGCCGCGTTGGTCTCGGAGAATAAGGTTCTGGCGCATCCGGCGAGTGTCGATTCGATTCCTTCCTGCGCCAACACCGAGGACCACGTCAGCATGGGTACGATTGCCGCGCGGAAGTGCGCCGAGGTGCTCGACAACGTGCGGCAGGTTATCGCGGTGGAAATTCTTGCGGCCTACCAGGGGTTGGAATTTCGCCGGCCCTTGTCCCCCGGGCGACCGATTTGCCGAGCGGTTGATGTTTTGGCGGCAGCGGGCATCACGCGCAGCCACGACGACAGCGTTTTGTACCGCGGCATGCAGCGCGTCAAATCCCTCATGAGTGAGAAAACCCTGCTCGACTGTTTGATGGACTAG
- a CDS encoding penicillin acylase family protein, producing MKRIAIALSFLLVFTLSFAACGPVSRYLGYRMSPDTVDDLDTAVVPVAGLPDSVTVYLDEYAIPHISATDEYSLYYALGYMQGRDRRFQLEMFKMVAAGRLRELIGDNDDTGVMTRLEVFSRVIGLYQDAEEFVAELPPKDRRIMQAFADGINQATANEPQPMEFRILDYEPEQWTTLDCGLVMAMVRFGLCKNWELELGRMEMLLYQLQTGGSIERTLDIWPPRYRMGPFLVGEPLDQDPFADIPPVAPELADYLQTFAEEHPLSLPAPEVPSAETSFWTPLASRWSASNNWAVDGEWTGTGKSALASDPHMPHLLPPMGYLFHAECRGCEDGDFNVIGGSFVGLPAIAFGTNGKVAWGATSNWADVSDLYVEKTVAGHADQYLHEGKAYRFEERDEVFKIHKKRRGYDTETMRVRSTRHGVVINDFMDRLPEDFPILSLRREKKWGQPISALRQVYLADDVEEARQAMYGFSAMIGHWALADADGAIGYVGTARVPRRKAHLGTIPAPGWLEKYEWGEIITPDKLPQATSPSTHWIGTANNQVVDPAATDYPLALEGDVPQRSGRIRQVLGTGNDGRPVVEQMRSLHLDNVDLGWLTVRELYTKALTSLRRDADPLVAEATQALLSWDGRNEPTDVAPGLFQALNAQILKVTLADETNPAALDFQLHFFNAEPMAFSIFANADNPAWDDRSTPETETAMEVIAAAFRTTVEAMRAEYGRDLQTWQWSRVAPFVLEHPFGGSSKAIGKHVNRGPIPTAGSGNTLFKHQFMRAGMTKFPVKYGPVLRVNIDLADLSASTMSLPGGQSGRPTSSHYDDLLPFFLEGTGVPMTMDFKSVRESAASRIVFESAE from the coding sequence ATGAAACGAATTGCGATCGCCTTGTCTTTTCTTCTCGTTTTCACGCTTTCGTTTGCGGCCTGCGGGCCCGTATCCCGCTATCTCGGTTACCGCATGTCGCCGGATACGGTGGACGACCTCGACACGGCCGTCGTGCCGGTCGCGGGTTTGCCCGATTCGGTCACGGTGTATCTCGACGAATACGCGATTCCGCACATTTCGGCGACGGATGAGTACTCGCTGTACTACGCGCTGGGATACATGCAGGGTCGGGATCGTCGCTTCCAACTCGAGATGTTCAAAATGGTCGCGGCGGGACGGTTGCGCGAACTGATCGGCGACAACGACGACACCGGCGTCATGACCCGCTTGGAAGTGTTCAGCCGCGTCATCGGTTTGTATCAAGACGCCGAGGAATTCGTCGCCGAGTTGCCGCCGAAAGACCGACGCATCATGCAGGCGTTTGCCGACGGCATAAACCAAGCGACCGCCAACGAACCGCAGCCGATGGAATTCCGCATTCTGGACTACGAGCCGGAGCAGTGGACTACCCTGGATTGCGGGCTTGTGATGGCGATGGTTCGGTTCGGCCTCTGCAAGAACTGGGAATTGGAGCTCGGTCGCATGGAAATGCTGCTGTACCAACTCCAAACCGGCGGCTCGATCGAACGCACCCTCGACATCTGGCCGCCGCGCTACCGGATGGGCCCCTTCCTGGTCGGCGAACCGCTGGATCAAGACCCCTTCGCTGATATTCCGCCCGTCGCCCCGGAGTTGGCCGACTACCTGCAGACATTCGCGGAGGAACATCCGCTCTCGTTGCCCGCGCCGGAAGTGCCGAGCGCCGAAACCAGCTTCTGGACACCGCTCGCTTCGCGCTGGTCGGCCAGCAACAACTGGGCGGTGGACGGCGAATGGACCGGCACCGGTAAGTCCGCGCTGGCCAGCGATCCGCACATGCCGCACCTGTTGCCGCCCATGGGTTATCTTTTTCACGCCGAATGCCGCGGCTGCGAGGACGGCGACTTCAACGTGATCGGCGGCAGTTTCGTGGGCTTGCCGGCCATCGCGTTCGGAACCAACGGTAAGGTCGCGTGGGGCGCCACGTCCAATTGGGCGGACGTCAGCGATTTGTACGTCGAAAAAACGGTGGCGGGACACGCCGACCAATACCTCCACGAGGGCAAAGCGTATCGTTTCGAGGAACGCGACGAAGTGTTCAAGATTCATAAGAAGCGGCGCGGTTACGACACGGAAACCATGCGGGTGCGCAGTACCCGGCACGGTGTGGTAATCAACGACTTCATGGACCGGCTGCCCGAGGACTTCCCGATTTTGTCGCTGCGTCGCGAAAAGAAATGGGGCCAACCGATTTCCGCTTTGCGCCAAGTGTACCTCGCCGATGATGTGGAGGAAGCGCGGCAGGCGATGTATGGCTTCTCCGCGATGATCGGTCACTGGGCGTTGGCCGACGCCGATGGCGCTATCGGCTATGTGGGCACGGCGCGCGTGCCTCGTCGCAAAGCTCACCTCGGGACGATTCCCGCGCCGGGGTGGCTGGAGAAGTACGAATGGGGCGAGATCATCACGCCCGATAAATTGCCGCAAGCGACCTCGCCATCGACGCATTGGATAGGCACGGCGAACAACCAGGTGGTCGACCCCGCGGCGACCGATTACCCGTTAGCGTTGGAAGGCGATGTGCCGCAGCGCTCGGGCCGTATCCGGCAGGTATTGGGAACTGGTAACGACGGCCGACCGGTGGTTGAACAGATGCGCAGTCTGCATTTGGACAACGTGGATCTGGGTTGGTTGACCGTGCGCGAACTGTATACCAAGGCGCTGACTTCCTTGCGGCGCGATGCCGACCCGCTTGTGGCGGAGGCGACACAGGCTCTGCTTTCTTGGGACGGACGCAACGAGCCGACGGATGTGGCGCCGGGCCTATTCCAAGCGCTCAATGCCCAGATCCTCAAGGTGACGTTGGCCGATGAGACGAATCCCGCGGCGTTGGATTTTCAACTGCATTTTTTCAACGCCGAGCCGATGGCGTTCAGTATTTTCGCCAACGCGGACAACCCGGCTTGGGACGACCGCAGCACGCCGGAGACGGAAACGGCGATGGAAGTAATCGCCGCGGCGTTCCGCACGACTGTGGAAGCGATGCGGGCGGAATACGGCCGCGATTTGCAGACCTGGCAGTGGTCGCGCGTGGCGCCGTTCGTGCTCGAGCATCCGTTTGGCGGGTCGAGCAAGGCGATCGGCAAGCACGTCAATCGCGGGCCGATACCCACCGCGGGTTCGGGCAACACGTTGTTCAAACACCAGTTCATGCGTGCCGGAATGACAAAATTCCCCGTCAAATACGGGCCCGTCTTGCGCGTCAACATCGACTTGGCGGATCTGTCGGCTTCGACCATGTCGCTGCCCGGCGGGCAATCCGGCCGTCCGACGTCCTCGCATTACGATGACCTGCTGCCGTTTTTCCTGGAAGGAACGGGCGTGCCGATGACGATGGACTTCAAGTCGGTCCGCGAAAGCGCGGCGAGTCGTATCGTGTTCGAATCAGCCGAATAG
- the crtI gene encoding phytoene desaturase family protein — MSDYDVIVIGGGNGGVTAASLLAKQGRRVLLLEQGDRLGGCCSTFEKNGYKFDIGASIVEALEIIGLPFSMMDTKLEDEIDMISCDPIYDVAFQDGTKVSFALSTEKTVEALRELSPADAERYPAFLGQFADFIDKGGEDFFTTPLTGLADLLAFARKRPVMAKYLPIFLKSYEDVIRKYFKDEKVLQTVAYQSFYAGHPPDLTPGMLAIIPATEHRGISYPTGGMGVIPAKIAEVGGRFGLEVQLGARVARILLQGRTIQGVVLSDGSEITAPIVVSNINAKTLYLDLIGEEHLPWLARHGIKSYEPSMTCPMMYLGLDYKPPVEAHHTIFPLSVKDMDDYWWNGYRNGFLPAKQFGLICCPTLTDPSLAPKNRHIINLTLAGPYHLHATDWDEQKESFQERVIDYLDAHYLPDLKKHVCEVAMTTPLDFERRLLHPGGAIYGLQQDLFAQALFRPSARSRSIHNLYLAGASTHPGGGVPTTIGSGVIAAELIAKDHA, encoded by the coding sequence CGTGACGGCGGCTTCGCTTCTCGCCAAACAGGGACGCCGGGTGTTGTTGCTGGAACAGGGGGATCGTCTCGGCGGCTGCTGCTCGACGTTTGAGAAGAACGGTTACAAGTTCGACATCGGCGCATCGATCGTCGAAGCGCTGGAGATCATCGGCCTACCCTTCTCCATGATGGATACGAAACTCGAAGACGAAATCGACATGATCTCGTGCGATCCGATCTACGACGTCGCCTTCCAGGATGGGACCAAAGTCAGCTTCGCGCTGTCCACCGAGAAGACCGTCGAGGCGCTGCGCGAACTCTCGCCCGCCGACGCCGAACGCTACCCCGCGTTTCTCGGTCAGTTCGCCGATTTCATCGACAAGGGCGGCGAGGATTTCTTCACCACGCCGTTGACGGGCCTGGCGGACCTGCTGGCGTTTGCCCGCAAGCGGCCGGTCATGGCCAAGTACCTGCCGATTTTTCTCAAGTCCTACGAGGACGTCATTCGCAAATATTTCAAAGACGAAAAAGTGTTGCAGACGGTTGCGTACCAGTCGTTTTACGCCGGCCATCCGCCGGACCTGACGCCGGGCATGCTGGCGATCATTCCCGCGACCGAGCACCGCGGCATCTCTTACCCCACGGGCGGTATGGGCGTAATCCCGGCCAAAATCGCGGAAGTCGGCGGCCGCTTCGGTTTGGAAGTGCAACTCGGCGCCCGCGTCGCGCGGATTCTTCTGCAAGGCCGCACCATCCAAGGAGTCGTCCTAAGCGACGGCTCCGAGATCACCGCGCCGATCGTGGTTTCGAACATCAACGCAAAAACGCTGTACCTCGACCTGATCGGTGAGGAGCACCTGCCCTGGCTGGCGCGCCACGGAATCAAGAGCTACGAGCCGTCCATGACCTGCCCGATGATGTACCTCGGCTTGGACTACAAGCCGCCGGTTGAGGCGCACCACACGATCTTCCCGCTGTCGGTGAAGGACATGGACGACTATTGGTGGAACGGCTACCGCAACGGTTTCCTGCCCGCCAAGCAGTTCGGCTTGATTTGTTGCCCGACCCTCACCGACCCGAGCTTGGCGCCGAAAAACCGGCACATCATCAACCTGACTTTGGCGGGGCCGTATCACCTGCACGCCACCGATTGGGATGAGCAAAAGGAATCGTTCCAAGAGCGCGTGATCGACTACCTCGACGCCCATTATCTGCCGGATTTGAAGAAGCACGTCTGTGAAGTGGCGATGACCACGCCGCTGGACTTCGAACGCCGCTTGCTGCACCCCGGCGGCGCGATCTACGGCTTGCAGCAAGACCTCTTCGCTCAGGCCTTATTCCGGCCCTCGGCGCGCAGCCGCAGCATCCACAACCTTTATCTGGCGGGAGCTTCGACGCACCCCGGCGGCGGTGTTCCGACCACGATTGGTTCGGGCGTGATTGCCGCCGAGTTGATCGCCAAAGACCACGCGTAG